GGGTCCCCCAAATGACGATGTCCCCGCCGGCGATCACCTCCGCGCCGGGATTCACATCCCCCACCACCACAATATGCCCCCGATGCACCAGCGAGGCGCCGCTCCGCAAGGTGCGCCGCACCAGCAGTCCCTCGCTGGCCACCCACCCGCCGGCCGGCTCCTTCTCCTCCGCCGCCGGCTCCTCGCGGGAGGGCGCGGGGGGACGGCTGGCCGGCCGGATGCTCGTCTCCAGCCCCAGGCTGTCGGCGGCCGCGCGCGTCTCCGGCAGATCGG
The nucleotide sequence above comes from Anaerolineae bacterium. Encoded proteins:
- the minC gene encoding septum site-determining protein MinC yields the protein DLPETRAAADSLGLETSIRPASRPPAPSREEPAAEEKEPAGGWVASEGLLVRRTLRSGASLVHRGHIVVVGDVNPGAEVIAGGDIVIWGTLRGMAHAGAGGDEGAVICALRFRPEQVRIADVVATHVQEPAVSAGMPHMAALRDRQIVLEPWIEGIGATGRHPKDVSKRWSGFWRWLRRH